In Numenius arquata chromosome 3, bNumArq3.hap1.1, whole genome shotgun sequence, one genomic interval encodes:
- the FAM83A gene encoding protein FAM83A, whose amino-acid sequence MQSPNKKDDCAACAAHMHGASPADRLLRHRAMSHSRHMGKIRKRLEDIKNQSPKVTKADFSHNESIRLATDAFLDGGTDSYLETLSKEGEVDFLSSVEAQYIKDNARESYYAQESLAADGAAASKPNDAGSLPSGTYFPTISDSSEPALLHTWITAEKPYLKEKSTATVYFQTEKNSNIRDIIRRYINKTTQVLAIVMDVFTDTEILCDLLEAANKRMVFVYLLLDHGNINLFSEMCDKLQIAEDLFKNISVRSVTGEVYCAKSGRKFSGQIQEKFLISDWRYVLSGSYSFTWLCGQVHRNLLSKFTGQVVELFDEEFRHLYALSKPVRGPKSPPRTMPFLFSRSWAPQRSLPDSHEGSANTLSDPFSSLSAGSNHQSKQTPRTLMFSSNFTPQSPLHRVNSFHSYVSFTPPPPQKPIPANYYQPHYAPDNSPVLYNNMNVYRPMRLRQEEPNRTGLSSPWRCLHKANLFA is encoded by the exons ATGCAATCTCCAAACAAGAAGGACGATTGCGCTGCCTGCGCTGCGCATATGCATGGTGCCTCCCCAGCAGATCGACTGCTGCGACACAGAGCCATGAGCCACTCCAGACACATGGGCAAAATAAGGAAAAGGCTGGAGGATATCAAGAACCAGTCCCCGAAGGTGACAAAAGCAGATTTCAGCCACAACGAAAGCATAAGGTTGGCCACCGACGCCTTCCTGGATGGTGGGACAGACTCTTACCTCGAAACTTTAAGCAAAGAGGGTGAAGTGGATTTCCTCTCCTCGGTGGAAGCTCAGTACATCAAGGATAACGCCAGGGAGTCCTATTATGCTCAGGAGTCCCTGGCTGCCGATGGGGCAGCTGCGTCAAAGCCGAACGATGCTGGGTCGCTCCCTTCAGGGACCTACTTCCCCACCATTTCTGACAGCAGtgagccagctctgctgcacaCATGGATTACAGCGGAGAAGCCCTACTTAAAGGAAAAATCCACCGCCACTGTGTATTTCCAAACAGAGAAGAACAGCAACATTAGGGACATCATACGCCGGTACATCAACAAGACCACTCAG GTGCTAGCTATCGTGATGGATGTCTTTACAGACACTGAGATTCTTTGTGACCTCCTGGAGGCAGCTAACAAGCGCATGGTGTTTGTCTACCTGTTGCTGGATCACGGCAATATAAATCTCTTCTCAGAGATGTGTGACAAGTTGCAAATTGCTGAGGATCTCTTCAAG aatatTTCAGTCCGCAGTGTTACTGGAGAGGTTTATTGTGCCAAATCAGGCAGGAAATTTTCAGgacaaatacaagaaaaatttCTTATCTCTGACTGGAGATACGTGCTCTCTGGATCTTACAG CTTCACGTGGCTGTGCGGCCAGGTTCACCGCAACCTCCTCTCCAAGTTCACGGGCCAAGTTGTGGAGCTGTTTGATGAGGAGTTCCGACACCTTTACGCGCTCTCCAAGCCTGTGAGAGGGCCGAAGTCTCCGCCGCGCACCATGCCCTTCCtcttcagcaggagctgggcccCTCAGCGCAGCCTCCCCGACAGCCACGAGGGAAGCGCTAACACTCTCTCCGATCCCTTCAGCAGCCTCTCAGCTGGCAGCAACCACCAGAGCAAGCAAACCCCAAGAACTCTCATGTTCAGTAGCAACTTCACCCCCCAGTCACCTCTCCACAGAGTTAACTCCTTCCACAGCTACGTCTCCTTCACACCCCCGCCGCCGCAGAAGCCCATCCCGGCTAACTACTATCAGCCGCACTACGCGCCCGATAACTCCCCGGTGCTGTATAACAACATGAACGTTTACAGGCCGATGAGACTTAGACAAGAGGAACCAAACAGGACGGGGTTAAGCTCGCCCTGGCGATGCCTCCACAAAGCAAACCTGTTTGCGTAA